The sequence aggtggtggcttttataggcaaaagtgcatgaggaacaggcgtcttcacctaccaatcgcacggtgggggaaacgcacgattcgaattcccaaagatcaacggaccagatcaatctaccattaaggcggtggaaacgtttgagtatccgtctgacaccatcaatgcgccgcatcaatcatggggcgtgaaacgaatcgacctctgcaaaagcgattcgctgcatttaatgccattatcagacacgcctccacgcgcccccaagtcgtatcagaagaccgaggaggcggctggaaacattcctgcaaaaagcaaatcgctgcattaaatgacatcatttaatttgcccccacgcgctcgaggctcgagctagggaaacgaggggtcaaccggagacacttgagcaagccttggtttatttttactaagtaaacaaggcttggggggtaaatgttgctccagaattcgcccaaaatacgtggaccagtcgagaagggacacgtggatcagataacttggaaagatttgctaagtctttttatgccactaggaagcgctattagcatgggtcccggaggagacacccggagtacaaggtactccaggaagctagtatagcatgaaggctctccgggacatgtcaggtctctcccgagcaatcaagtcgcatttaatgctgcatgggaggaagcgtgttgggactgtaacacgcaataaagtctgacggcacaacccccgaacgaAATgggctacagtaatgatcatttaagtctagcgacggctactctgcgaagagtcacatcaatcacaagacaaaaaggacattctccataaaaaccctacagcacctagggatttgaccatgcatcacccatggtatattcatcggaaatgcccaactttatggatacttacagatacatgtgtaagaacaattctagggattaccccaccaaaacactataaataccccctcaaagctcatttaatggggtcgagaatcttggttgcaaaagagcaagaagagaaaaaactcaccaagaacattctctgtatttaagagaaaaacattctctcaagtgtagaatctgtattaaatacatccattaatagcagtggctcgtggactaaggctcattaacgccccaaccacgtaaaaaatctccatctcactttcttacagctccttactataattatattttaatagttgccgaaaacctcggtcaacagttaGCATCATAGAGaggataaaaaataatattatatgagAATTTAATAAAAGTAAGGactatatgtattaaataattattatattaagggataattgcggcaaaagtccccaaaaacttAGAGTTGATGCAGATTAGTCCccaacctcaaaaattggcggtAATAGTCCCCAAGGTGGCATTTTCTGTAAGTCCGTTGGTCCTTTTTTTAACTGATCCGTTAAATTCAAGTAAAGTGCCACATGTCAATTTTTTATTggtccaaataataattttaattaaaaaaattaaaataaaataaaaaattaaaaaatatattttaaaattataaatttatgttattttattttattttatatttttgttttgattttttttttcttattcatcttcttcaaccAAGTTCGACCGGAGCATCACCACAACCGCAACCACATCCCGACTGCCAGCATTCCCAACCAACCCCAGCCAGCCCTAGCCACCCCCACTTCAACCCCGATGTTGTCAGTCGGCCACCAAAAATCAAGCCattttaaaacagtttttttaaagtaaataaaatattccTAAATAAACCATATGATATGAGTGTGAAAAACCATTGAATTCGATTTCTAAAAGCAAGaagaaaatcaaacaaaatgCAGCAGAGGATGGGACAtgcttctctctctatctctctatttatatttttttttcctgggTTTGCGTTATCTTTAGCTTTCAATAATGGAAAGCAACGAAAGAGACAAACCAAAAGTACATATAGATGaatcaaattatattttgatgAATAGAAATTAGGGaaagaaattagaaaagaaaatatcacaattttataatatgaaatAACAAACACTacattcttatttaaaaacaacactatattttgggttttttttttctgtcaaAAACAAACATGCAACACCAGTTTGTACCAGaccaaaatttcaaaatcccCAGGTCCCAAAACCCAGTTCTCCCTCCTGTCCGATCTCATGAGCCCACCCTTTCTCTATCTCGTCTTTATCTCTTCTCGTCGAACAGCCACGCCCAAATCTGACGCCGGCCATTATCGGTCCTGCAAGCTTGAAATGAATCCAGAAAAATCGCAACCCGAACCCCGACATTCCACCCTCGAGCCCCTTTCCTGTCCGTCTTTCTCCTTTTCTCCTTCTCGGATGTGCGCGACAGTGGTGGTGCTCCGGTCACTGCAGACCATGAATGGAGGCCACAAATCGTGGTGGAGCTCCGGCTGAACTCTCGTGTTTGGCTGGGATGATGAAAAAgatgaacaagaaaaaaaatggaaaaaaagaaaagaaaagaaaaatatataatataataaaataaaataaatttataattttaaaatatagtttttaattttttattttattttaattttttttaattaaaattattatttggaccAATAAAAAATTGACACGTGGCACTTTATTTGAGTTTAACGGATCAGTTAAAAAAGGGACCAACGGACTTACAGAAAATGTCACCTTGGGGACTATTaccgccaatttttgaggttggGGACTAATCTGCATCAACTCTaagtttttggggacttttgccgcaattatcccttatattaattaaatattattatttttgatatgTAATTACAAAATGTAATTATACCCAAATCTCATAGGGATAAGCTGAGAATTACATTTTTCTATTACACATTAACCAAATATAactgtaaaataattttataattaaagtaTTAAATATAAACTCACATaatttatcaaaattataatCTCTAACGCACATAATGAAAATATGACCTATAAAATTAGGTATAAGTTAAAGagtaataaaagaaatataaaaattaaaatagcaaATGAAAAGTGGGTATAAAGTATAAAATCTtcatgagaattggagagagTAATTAAGACCTCTTAACTAACTCTAATTACACAGTTATGAGAAATACTAATCAGGTTGCTCAAATTCCTAATCCTATTTTCTCTGTTGTTGTAAACGATCTTCAGTTTTAATAACagtgaaatttttcaaaaaaaaaaaaaaaaaaactaactctAATTACACAATTATTGCGTAATTAAGTAACCAAATAAACACGTTAAACTCAGTCAAAATATAACTAAattacctagtatatatatttatatgaaaaacACAAAAAAGGTACGAGTTAACTgctatttttggaaaataccAGAATTACATTTATGTGTGAAGAAGTGGTATTTTTGTTAGAAAAAGCCCAGACCCCAAAATAAACTTGAGAGGGAAAGAGTTCACTTCACCCTCGGCCGTATTCCTGAACTTGCTTCACTTTCAGTTGTCTTCTTCTCCTTCACTCATGGACCTTTATTTGGCCACAACTGCTCCTCTTCTCAGCTCTCCAACTCCATCTCTGCCACTCCATTCATCCACACCTAGGGTTTCTTACAGGCCTCTCTCATTTTTCACTTTCGGAAAACACTCGAATTGGAGCAAGCTCACATATATGGATTCTCAATTAACCCCTCGTGCCTCTCGAAACGATGACAATGGTTCTACTTTAATCACTTCCCACATTGATTCCGGTAATTTTACTGACATTAATCATTTGCTCTTCAGCTTACaaattttgtttctttatttaattttgatattggttTTTTATTCTTAAGGCTCAGAAACTCGAACTGGGGAAGTCAAAATGGTGACTAAGGAGACCAATGTTTCGGTCAAAATAAACTTCCTTGATCTAATGCTAATGTTAGATGTAACTAAATTTTTTCCCcctaattttttattctttttcatttGCATTTGACATTTGTAAGCATTATTTACACTAAATATTTTGCTTTTGGCTGTGTACCAGCTTGCTGGAAAAAACTCTCATCATATTATTGAGGCAACCTTCAAAGTATTTGCCAGGGCTATTCGGCAAGCAACAGGGTCTGATGTCACTGTTTGCTTTAAATACCAcaataattcttattcacatgTTGATGATTTTCCTACTCAAAGATTTCCCTCATTAGAACATCTTGTTTCTTGACAGTTCTTTTGCCAACATGTCAGATAAATCATGTCATGTTGTAATACCATCACAAGAAGTTTCACTGAATAGCCGAAGAGCTCTAGTGTGTGGTGTTGCTTCTGTCTTGGCCATTATAAACTTCAATTGTGGCTCGGTTCCATCAATGGCATGGGCTGAAGACAAGTCAACTGAGCAAGAAGAGGAAGATAATGCAGGGGTTATAGGGGCCATCAAATCACTGTTTGATCCAAATGAGAAAACTAAGTCTGGAAAAGAGTTACCTAAGGGCTACCTGAAATCAGCAAGAGAAGTGGTCAAAAATCTCCGGGAGTCGCTGAAGGAAGATCCTAAAGACAATGCCAAGTTTAGACGTACTGCTGATGCCGCCAAGGAATCTATTAGAGAGTATTTGAGCAATTGGAGGGGACAACAAGCTGTGGCTCAAGAGGTattgttttccataaacctATTGCAGTCCTCTCGCAGTCCCATTTGAGCTTTTTTCGATTTTATGTCACTAAAAGACTGGCTTATTGGCAGGAATCTTATGTTGTTCTTGAGAAAGCAATCAGATCGTTGGCGAGCTTTTACTCGAAGGCAGGCCCCTCAGCTGCCATGCCAGAGGATGTTAAAACTGAAATATTGAATGATCTAGATACAGCGGAAGAGTCTTTATAGCCAATTATATAGCTGAAGTGATTAAGATTACTAAAGTGTATGTATCAGTATTACTAAAATTATCCAAGCTCAAACATTCCTAATCAAACTTCTGTGTTGAACTAAATCTTGTTGTGAAGctaagaaataagatatttatttttcctGGTGAAATAAAAAGCACTAGAATGAGGATCAGAATGTATACAGCATACATTATTCACTAATTCAACGCTGGAAACTTCTCATTATTACATCCAAAACAAACTGATACAATGATAAAAATCTCAACACCAATAATTAAGCTCCCACAAAGTTATATAATACAACAATGAGAACAAGATACAGGCTCAAGAAAATGATAGCAATAGTAAATATCTTTGTGAAGTACTATCCTAATTATTTGAGCAGCCATCTTACGTTCTTATCCATGGAAAATTAATCAGAAGCTTCCGCCAGGCTGCCCAGACTCCCTTGCCAACATATCAAATAGAATCAGTCCTTTTATAAGATGATGACAAAGGGTATGCACTTTTGTCATTGAGCTTTGGCATAGCCTATGATTGAATGTGTAGGTATCAAGAACGTGATAGAACACCTTTGGAACTGCATAAGATGAAAAGTACACATTGTTATCATTAATCCACCGAAATTGCAAGGTGAACCCATCATAGTGACAGCACAATTAAAagtgatatgaaattaaacagtAAAAAGTGTGTACAAGTTTTATGTGTCTAGCATTACTCTTTTATATAAACCTTTCGGTGGTTCTCTAATTTCCACCAACTTATCTATTCAGAGATTTAACTGGAATCACAGCCTACAGGTATCACAGCATTCTTATTTTGGCCTTTCAAAAAAATTGTAcagtttaatgaaaaataagtaGGATGTCTTTTTCAGCCTTCCCAGACACCAATAATAGGTTGCAACTTGATTGAAAATTACAAACATTTAACCATAATTAAACTATTTTGGTAAGTAACAGTGACATCAAACCTTGGTACAGTTCCCAGGCGACGGGGGTCGTACTCTGTAGCTTGCCGAAGAGCCCTGGCAAATGCTTTAAATGTTGCTTCAATTATATGATGAGAGTTTTTTCCAGCAAGCTGGTACGCGGCCAAAAGCAAAACAGTTAGTGGAGATAAAATGAAGGGGCAAAACTTATGCGTGTAAAATATGATGCTTACAAATGTCAAATAATTACCTGCCGAATGTGAAGTGTCATACCAGAAGTATTCACCAATGACTGGAAAAAATGCTCCACCAGCTATTTTAAATTTGtacaaaacaaaattcaaatatctatttaaaaaggaaaagaagaagaa is a genomic window of Cannabis sativa cultivar Pink pepper isolate KNU-18-1 chromosome 9, ASM2916894v1, whole genome shotgun sequence containing:
- the LOC115722786 gene encoding photosystem II D1 precursor processing protein PSB27-H2, chloroplastic isoform X2 — translated: MDLYLATTAPLLSSPTPSLPLHSSTPRVSYRPLSFFTFGKHSNWSKLTYMDSQLTPRASRNDDNGSTLITSHIDSGSETRTGEVKMVTKETNVSVKINFLDLMLILLEKTLIILLRQPSKYLPGLFGKQQDKSCHVVIPSQEVSLNSRRALVCGVASVLAIINFNCGSVPSMAWAEDKSTEQEEEDNAGVIGAIKSLFDPNEKTKSGKELPKGYLKSAREVVKNLRESLKEDPKDNAKFRRTADAAKESIREYLSNWRGQQAVAQEESYVVLEKAIRSLASFYSKAGPSAAMPEDVKTEILNDLDTAEESL
- the LOC115722786 gene encoding photosystem II D1 precursor processing protein PSB27-H2, chloroplastic isoform X1, with product MDLYLATTAPLLSSPTPSLPLHSSTPRVSYRPLSFFTFGKHSNWSKLTYMDSQLTPRASRNDDNGSTLITSHIDSGSETRTGEVKMVTKETNVSVKINFLDLMLMLDLAGKNSHHIIEATFKVFARAIRQATGSFANMSDKSCHVVIPSQEVSLNSRRALVCGVASVLAIINFNCGSVPSMAWAEDKSTEQEEEDNAGVIGAIKSLFDPNEKTKSGKELPKGYLKSAREVVKNLRESLKEDPKDNAKFRRTADAAKESIREYLSNWRGQQAVAQEESYVVLEKAIRSLASFYSKAGPSAAMPEDVKTEILNDLDTAEESL